A window from Pongo abelii isolate AG06213 chromosome 6, NHGRI_mPonAbe1-v2.0_pri, whole genome shotgun sequence encodes these proteins:
- the LOC100450600 gene encoding G2/mitotic-specific cyclin-B2-like: protein MRRCFLQILKALFTSQTMLILVPKYKKWKLILKELKFELGGPLPLHFLRQASKAGKADAEQHTLAKYLMELTLIDYDMMHYHPSKAATAASCLSQKVLGQGKWNLKQQCYTGYTQNEALEVMQHVAKNVLKVNENLTKFIAIKNKYASSKFLKISMIPQLNSKAIKDLAFPLMGGS, encoded by the coding sequence ATGAGGAGATGTTTTCTCCAAATATTGAAGGCTTTATTTACATCACAGACAATGCTTATACTAGTTCCCAAATACAAGAAATGGAAACTAATTTTGAAAGAACTGAAATTTGAGTTGGGTGGACCCTTGCCACTACACTTCTTAAGGCAAGCATCAAAAGCTGGAAAGGCTGATGCTGAACAGCACACTTTAGCCAAATATTTGATGGAGCTGACTCTCATTGACTACGATATGATGCATTATCATCCTTCTAAGGCAGCAACAGCTGCTTCCTGCTTGTCTCAGAAGGTTCTGGGCCAAGGAAAATGGAACTTAAAGCAGCAGTGTTATACAGGATACACACAGAATGAAGCATTGGAAGTCATGCAGCACGTGGCCAAAAATGTGCTGAAAGTAAACGAAAACTTAACTAAATTCATCGCCATCAAGAACAAGTATGCAAGCAGCAAATTCCTGAAGATCAGCATGATCCCTCAGCTGAACTCAAAAGCCATCAAAGACCTTGCCTTCCCTCTGATGGGAGGGTCCTAG